The genomic region GGCAAGCCCGTGGTCCTCGCGGTGCAGGGCACGTGCCTCACCCTCGGGATCGAGCTGGCCCTCGCGAGCGACGTCGTGGTGGCGGCGGCCGGCACGCGGTTCGGGCAGATCGAGGTCGCGCGCGGGATCCTGCCGTTCGGCGGCGCGACCCTCCGCTTCCCCGCGGTCGCGGGCTGGGGCGATGCCATGCACTGGATCCTCACGGGCGACCCGTTCGACGCGGAGGAGGCCAAGCGGATGCGCATCGTGCAGCTCGTGGTGCCCGACGGCGAGCAGCTGCGGGCGGCGATCGGGATCGGCGAGCGCATCGCCGCGCAGGCGCCGCTCGCCGTGCAGGCGACGCTCCGCAACGCCCGCGCCGCCGTCCGCGACGGGCACGGGGCCGCGGCCGCCGCGCTCCCCGCCGAGCTCGTGCGGCTCGCGGGATCCGAGGACGCGGCACGCGGCATGCGCGCGGCCGCCGAGCGCCGTCCCGCGGACTTCGTCGGCCGCTGATCCGCCGACCGAAGCCGCCCGGCTGGCGTGACGGACGCCGGGCGTAGGGTCGGACGATGACCTCCTACGACCTCATCGTCATCGGTGCCGGCCCTGTCGGCGAGAACGTCGCCGACCGCGCGAAGCAGGGCGGGCTCTCCGTGCTCGTCGTCGAGTCCGAGCTCGTCGGGGGTGAGTGCTCCTACTGGGCCTGCATGCCCAGCAAGGCGCTCCTGCGCTCCGGCAGCGCCCTCCGCGCCGCGCGCGCCGTCGCCGGATCCAAGGAGGCCGTCACGGGCGGCCTCGACGTCGCCGCCGCGCTGAAGCGTCGCGACTCCTTCACCAGCTCCTGGGACGACCAGGGGCAGGTGAGCTGGCTCGAGGGCATCGGCATCGACCTCGCGCGCGGACACGGGCGCATCTCCGGGCCGCGCCGCGTCACGGTCACCGCGCCGGACGGATCCGTCACCGAGCACGAGGCGACCCACGCGGTCGCCGTCTCCACCGGCACCGCAGCCCTCCTCCCCGACATCCCCAGCCTCGCCGAGGCGCAGCCGTGGACGAGCCGCGAGGCCACCGCCGTGGAGGTCGTCCCGGACTCGGTCGTCATCATCGGGGGCGGCGTCGTCGCGGCCGAGATGGCCACCGCGTACGCCTCGCTCGGCAGCACCGTCACGATCATCGCGCGCAGCGGCCTGCTCGCCGGCCAGGAGCCCTTCGCGGGCGAGCTCGTCGGCGACAGCCTGCGCGACATGGGCGTCGACGTGCGCCTCGGCGCCTCGCCCTCCCGCGTCACGCGCGACGGCGACCGGGTCACGGTCGCGATCGACGGCGGATCGGACGTGACGGCCGCCGAGGTGATCGTCGCGACCGGCCGCATCCCGCGCACGGAGGACCTGGGGCTCGACACCGTGGGCCTCGAGGCCGGCGCGTACCTCGACGTGGACGACACGATGCTCGTCGCGGGCGAGGTCAACGCGGAGACGCCGTGGCTCTACGCCGTCGGCGACGTCAACCACCGCGCGCTCCTCACCCACCAGGGCAAGTACCAGGCGCGCGCCGCCGGCGACGTCATCGCCGCGCGCGCGACCGGCGGCACCGTCGACGACTCCCCCTGGGGCATCCACGTCGCGACCGCCGACCACCGCGCCGTCCCGCAGGTCACGTTCACCGACCCCGAGGTCGCGAGCGTCGGCCTCACGGCGAAGGCGGCCGACGACGCCGGGATCCGCACGCGCGTCGTCGACTACGACCTCGGATCCATCGCCGGCTCGAGCCTGCACGCCGACGGGTACGCGGGGAAGGCCCGCATGGTCGTCGACGAGGACCGCGGCGTCATCGTCGGCGTCACGTTCGTCGGCCAGGACGTCGCCGAGCTGCTGCATTCCGCCACCATCGCGGTCGTCGGCGAGGTGCCGCTCACGCGCCTCTGGCACGCCGTGCCGTCGTACCCCACCATCAGCGAGATCTGGCTGCGCCTCCTCGAGACGTACGGGCGGCCGACCGCGTGATCCGGGCCGGCATCGGCGCCGCGGTGGGAGCCCTCCGCGGCGTCCTGCTGGACTCGCCGCTCTCGCGCGCGGGCAGCGGCGTCGCCACCGCGGTGGGCCTCGCGATCGGCCTGCCGCTGAGCACGGGAGAGGTGCGCCGTCACGGCGACCTCATCGTGCTGACGGGCCTGCCGTCCTGGGTCTTCGGGCGCGGCGGCACGTGCGTCGGCCGGGTTTACCTCACGCGCGACAACGCCGGATCCGCGGTGCTCGAGCACGAAGCCGTGCACGTCGTGCAGTGGCGGCGGTACGGGCTGCTGATGCCGCTGCTCTACTGGTGGGCGGGGCGGGATCCGCTGCGGAACCGGTTCGAGATCGAGGCCGGCCTGGAGAAGGGCGGCTACCGGTGAGCGGGCCGCTCGACGGCCGCACGGTCGTCCTCACGGGCGCGAGCTCCGGCATCGGCCGCGTCGCCGCCCGCGAGCTGCACGCGCGCGGCGCCGACGTGGTCGTGGTCGGCCGCGATCCCGAGCGGACGCGCGGCGTCGCGGCCGAGCTGGGCGCGCGGCACGTGCTCGCCGACATGGACCGGCTCGACGAGGTGCGCGCGCTGGCGGCGACGCTGCTCGAGACGTGCCCGCGGATCCACGTTCTGGCCCTGAACGCCGGCAGCCTCGTCCCCCGGCGAGCTATGACGATCGACGGCCACGAGACCACGTTCCAGCGCAACGTCCTCGCGCCGTTCCTCCTCACGCGCCTGCTCCTCCCCCGCCTCGAGGAGACGCAGGCCGCGCTCGGCGCCGACGAGAGCCCGGTGCGCGTCATCGGCACCGCGAGCCGCGCGAACCTGTGGGGCCGCGTGCGCCTCGACGACCTCGACTGGCGGAAGCGCCCCTGGCTCGGCGGCTGGCAGGCG from Clavibacter michiganensis subsp. insidiosus harbors:
- a CDS encoding SDR family NAD(P)-dependent oxidoreductase; its protein translation is MSGPLDGRTVVLTGASSGIGRVAARELHARGADVVVVGRDPERTRGVAAELGARHVLADMDRLDEVRALAATLLETCPRIHVLALNAGSLVPRRAMTIDGHETTFQRNVLAPFLLTRLLLPRLEETQAALGADESPVRVIGTASRANLWGRVRLDDLDWRKRPWLGGWQAYGTSKAMMILMMRTLAERVGPRGIEACSFHPGLVRTSFGSDSTVMKALLALSMGAYGISAEAGAVPLVQLASVPDMAAPNGTYFDQLTPDGKTTARARDPQLGRDLWAALELAAGTDERLPR
- a CDS encoding Fe-S oxidoreductase, yielding MIRAGIGAAVGALRGVLLDSPLSRAGSGVATAVGLAIGLPLSTGEVRRHGDLIVLTGLPSWVFGRGGTCVGRVYLTRDNAGSAVLEHEAVHVVQWRRYGLLMPLLYWWAGRDPLRNRFEIEAGLEKGGYR
- a CDS encoding dihydrolipoyl dehydrogenase family protein, which gives rise to MTSYDLIVIGAGPVGENVADRAKQGGLSVLVVESELVGGECSYWACMPSKALLRSGSALRAARAVAGSKEAVTGGLDVAAALKRRDSFTSSWDDQGQVSWLEGIGIDLARGHGRISGPRRVTVTAPDGSVTEHEATHAVAVSTGTAALLPDIPSLAEAQPWTSREATAVEVVPDSVVIIGGGVVAAEMATAYASLGSTVTIIARSGLLAGQEPFAGELVGDSLRDMGVDVRLGASPSRVTRDGDRVTVAIDGGSDVTAAEVIVATGRIPRTEDLGLDTVGLEAGAYLDVDDTMLVAGEVNAETPWLYAVGDVNHRALLTHQGKYQARAAGDVIAARATGGTVDDSPWGIHVATADHRAVPQVTFTDPEVASVGLTAKAADDAGIRTRVVDYDLGSIAGSSLHADGYAGKARMVVDEDRGVIVGVTFVGQDVAELLHSATIAVVGEVPLTRLWHAVPSYPTISEIWLRLLETYGRPTA
- a CDS encoding crotonase/enoyl-CoA hydratase family protein, which produces MSDDARTASPAEHPADEAPRVRVERRGHLLLIGLDRPAKRNAADMRMLRELASAYGLLDRDPELRVGVVHAIGDHFTGGLDLADVAPHIGQGPGGGLDSVPDDGVDPWRMADAGVGKPVVLAVQGTCLTLGIELALASDVVVAAAGTRFGQIEVARGILPFGGATLRFPAVAGWGDAMHWILTGDPFDAEEAKRMRIVQLVVPDGEQLRAAIGIGERIAAQAPLAVQATLRNARAAVRDGHGAAAAALPAELVRLAGSEDAARGMRAAAERRPADFVGR